Proteins encoded in a region of the Agrobacterium vitis genome:
- a CDS encoding IS6 family transposase, whose protein sequence is MTRFTRDPLYRRHRFPAEVIAHAVWLYFRFPLSLRMVEDLLAARGIIVSHQTVRLWAEKFGRHFAKDIRKRSAGKLGDKWHLDEVGITIGGKKHWLWRAVDQDGFVLDVLVQSRRNAKAAKRLMRKLLKAQGRAPRVMITDKLRSYGAAKWEIMPGIEHRSHKGLNNRAENSHQPVRRRERIMKRFKSARHLQRFASIHDSIANLFNLPRHDLPSNHHRELRTAALDIWRDVARLQAV, encoded by the coding sequence ATGACCAGATTTACCCGTGATCCTCTTTATCGTCGGCATCGATTTCCAGCGGAAGTTATCGCCCATGCCGTTTGGCTGTATTTCCGGTTTCCGCTCAGCCTGCGGATGGTTGAGGATCTGCTAGCAGCGCGTGGCATCATCGTCTCTCATCAGACCGTTCGACTTTGGGCTGAGAAGTTCGGCAGACACTTCGCCAAGGACATCCGCAAGCGATCTGCGGGCAAGCTCGGGGACAAATGGCACCTTGATGAGGTAGGTATCACCATCGGTGGAAAGAAGCACTGGCTTTGGCGCGCCGTTGACCAGGACGGCTTTGTCCTCGACGTGCTGGTGCAAAGCCGTCGCAACGCCAAGGCGGCAAAGCGTTTGATGCGCAAGCTCCTCAAAGCGCAAGGCCGCGCGCCGCGTGTAATGATCACTGACAAGCTACGCTCCTATGGCGCGGCAAAATGGGAGATCATGCCCGGCATCGAACACCGTTCTCATAAGGGACTGAACAATCGAGCGGAGAACTCCCATCAGCCCGTCCGACGAAGGGAGAGGATCATGAAGCGCTTCAAGTCGGCGCGACATCTTCAGCGTTTCGCGTCCATCCACGACTCGATCGCAAACCTCTTCAACCTTCCCCGCCACGATCTTCCATCCAACCATCATCGCGAACTGCGAACAGCAGCCTTGGATATTTGGCGAGACGTCGCTCGCCTTCAAGCTGTCTGA